TAAAGTTGTTTAATTACTGCTCGAATTTTATAACTTAACCAAGTATTGTATTTATCgatatttaacagaaatgataATTTTCCGTAACCCTTACATTTCAGCTGACTTATGGTGCTATAaagtataaacatttaaaaagagGTTTAAACAATTAAATCTCATTATTATcttgcttctttttttttatcgattttcaCAATAACGTTGCGATAACGGAACATAATAAtttcatacatacgtatatttttatttattctccgcttatgtatatttgttctATATCATTAGATTAGGTTTTAGAACTAATTTTGTAAAGTATTTTTGGGTTTTATTTTGTAGATGAATGAAATTTAACACACATTTTATTTATCCTTTTATTCTTTTTTCACAAGTGGCAAAAAATAGAGAAGGAAACGAATTATTAAGATATTTCATTTccacagtaaaattttaataactttaaagGTATGGGGTAGTACCGTTTATTTTTTTACCACTTCCTGACTTTCTCGAGGCATGGATGTTATTGGTCTGGCACATAACTCTTTCGGAATGCTATACCaatctttttgtattttttcacaCTAATCTTTTTTATCTGTGCACTTGTAAGCTCCTAAAGACCGCCTAAAGAAGGCCACTTCATCATTGAAAAGCGAGCGTTATATGACCAATTCTTGACTAGATTACAAGAGGGTTTGAATTCGTTGTCCTTCATAAACTCCAATTTTAACGGCATCTCTTCTTCAGCCTTTGGTTTTAGGATCGTTCTGAAAATGTCAACGGTAAACTTTTCATCTGATAGTTGTAGGGGTCGTTGCAAATAACAAGTTTCACTCGTTTGCATACAAAGACGCGAGTTTAGCATCAAAAgcttacatttaatttttgctgtGGTAAAAATGTTaccaaatcaaaattaataaacaaattatagtGTCCACTCAATACGTCGTTCACTCGACCATTGGTTTTTAgtaatatcaaattttatttcgatttcagGATACAACTAATTTGGTTTTAGACGATaagcaatttataattttggcAGAGATTTACAAAGAGCACACCTGCCTCTGGAATGAAAAGGACATCACATATAGATTCACAAATAGGCGCGACGAAGCTATGCGATTTGtatgccaaaaatttaataacgaaACTGGTTTAAATATGACGCAAattgatttagaaaaaaaagttaagacCCTACGGAAATTGTGTTCTTTCATAAAGAACCGAAAACTAATAGccaaaagaaaaaacttaaaatatcaaccaaaatttgcatatttcaaaaatcttgagtttCTCGAAAATGATGTTGGACCTTACGATTGCCCGATATGTAAAAAAAGAATACATGGTCCAGATGCCTTTAAAGTACATATTGCCGGACATGATGGCTCAATACCATTTAAATGTGACATCTGCGGACATGGTTATCAAATTTCTTCTAATTTAGCAGTACACTTACGTAGACATGTACAAGACTACACCTATGATTGTAAGATATGCAACAAACTCTGCGCCACGTCCACAGAACTGAAGATTCATATGCGTTCCCACACCAATGAGAAGCCTTTTGTTTGTGATCTTTGTGGGCACAGAACAGGAACATCTTCCCATCTTATTGCGCATAAACGACGACATCTGAAACGACGGGTTTACAAGTGTGAACTATGTCCTAAAACCTTCTACGACAAACAAATATTACACGAACACACGAATATTCACAGTACTATCAAAGATAAAATATGCGAGATATGCAATAAAGGCTTCATTACCAAGAAAAGACTACGCCAACATCGGCTCATTCATGATCCCGAAAAAAAAttcgtgtgcaaaatttgtgaaaaacgtTTTGCCCAATCTTCAGGTCTCTGTGGGCACATGAAATCACATGGAaacttaaattagaaataaaatatgttcacTACTTGAAATAagtacgaaataaaataaatatttaactccTTAATAAGAGGTGTGGTTGAGTATccaatgaattaaaaaattaataaagttgttTAATTATTGCTCGAATGTTATAACTTAaccaaatattgtatttatcgATGGAAATCAGAAATGATAatgaatatgtatttaataagaggtttacaaaattaaaccaaatataTTATCTTGCTAATGGAAAGACGACAAcctaataatgataataaaatctttaaaataaagcATTATGCGAATAGTTTGGTAAtttatcttcttttttttattattatgaaaaatCCATATTTTCATCGACGGATTTGTCTGAATTGAGGAGTATATTTTTATCTAAGATGGGCAAATCACTTGTTTGAGCtgcaaaaaaatatgatattttacaattttttagcgGGAGACGCAACATTCATTTGCACACAAAGCTCTAGtatgtatcaaaaatttacatttataaaagtGCATTTTTGCTTTGTTAAAGTACTAAACATTGAAAAATCTTTGATATATTGGTAACTCTGGAAGTGAATAAATTAAGCGAATCATAACAATTAACAAATTGTAGACACTCTAATGTTTAAATTTGAGCTATACACTCAATTTGTCGTTCACTCGACCATTGGTTTTTAGTAACAAAAAATTCTGTTTCGATTTCAGGCTgcaccaaattttattttagacgATGAGCAACTCATAATTTTGGCAGAGATTTACAAAGAGCACACCTGCCTCTGGAATGAAACGGACATCACATATAGATTTAAAAATAGGCGCGAGGAAGCTATGCGATTTGTAtgcgaaaattttaataacgaaACTGGTTTAAATATGACGCAAATTGATCTAGAGAAGCAAGTTATGAGACTGCGAAAATTGTGTTCTTTCGAAAAGAACCGAAAACTAATAgccaaaagaaaaaagttgaaatatcAAGCAAAATTTGCATATTCCGAACATCTTAAGTTTCTCGAAAAGGATGTTGGACCTTTCGAATGCTCGATATGTAAAAAAGTAATACGTGGTCCTGATGCCTTTAAAGTACATTTTGCCGCACATGATGGCTCGTTACCATTTAAATGTGACATCTGCGGGCATGGGTTTCAGCTGGCGTGTAATTTAGCAGTACACTTACGTAGACATGTACATGACTACACTTTCAGTTGTGGAGTATGCAACAAACCCTGCGCCACGTCCACGGAAGTGAAGATTCATATGCGTTCCCACACCGATGAGAAGCCATTCGTTTGCGATTTTTGTGGGTACAGAACACGAACATCTTCACATCTTTTAACACATACACTGCGACATCAGAAACGACCTCGTCACAAGTGTAAATTATGTCCTAAAACCTTTTACGAAACCGGTTCTTTATACGAACACATGAGTATTCACCGGAATATCAGAGATAAAATATGCGAGATATGCGATAAAGGTTTTACTACCAATAAACAATTACGCCAGCATCAGCTCATCCACAACGCCGAGAAAAAGTACTCATGCAAAATCTGTGAAAAGCGTTTTGCGCAATATGCAGGTCTCAGTGGGCATATGAAAACGCACGGAAACGTAAAttcgaagtaaaatatattgatagcttgaaataaataagaaataaaacaaaaaataagtctTCAATTAGGTGAGTGGTTGAGAGTCCAATAAACCAGAAAATGACTTATGTCATTTAATTATTCATCGAATGTTCTAACATAACCAAATACCATATTAAATGAAATGCTCTCTTGATTCAAATAACTTAAAGGTGATAGTCAAGTTAAAAACAAATGAGAAAATATTTCCTAGAGGGGAAATAGCATTGTTAATGTGCTATTTTAATTATTGATAATATCTTCATTCGATGACGTGATATATTTTTACTCCTTAAAATTTCCATTTCTATTCtacaatgtaaacaaataaagttTACTTAACTTTTACGTTTTTTGTAAGTGAAAGCAAATTCATTAATTATATGCATTTTCTGCTGAAAATTAAGTTTAGAAAATATGAATTACGAATATTTTAaaagagaaatttatttttaataacaaaactttgcaggaggtaaataaaatgttttttctttttttttttttagtatttaaaaatatatacacttcAAATCACGTTCTTTGTTaagtaattataccctgaacagggtatatttagtttgccacgaaacacccagaaggaaacctataaaatatatacataaatgatcagcatgatgagctgagttgatttagccatgtccgtctctccgtccgtttgtatatatgcaaattagtCCCTCAATTATTAAGCTATCgtcctgaaattttgcacctgttctttcctcactaagaaactgaccactatagcgtatagctgccatacaaattgaacgatcggaatcaagttcttataaggagcctttgtatttgtgaagggtattaatagcttcggtgcaacccaaatattttaaaaatgtaagcagTAATGAGCTcagtgtaatttatttttttgttgataattttGTTTACGAGTACATTTGGATAATATCCTCTCTTTGAAAGTAAGATGCATATTATTTTCATGGAtaattattactatatttcgtttaaattttgagaaaaaaataatgaattgataTGTACAACTATTTGATAATACTTTAATTTTGTCGAAAGTAGGCGTAACAAATCCTTCACTAATACACAATGGCTTACAGCCAAAATGATGCAGTAATGAATGATAAAGTGCTACGTAAAACttatattcattaaaataaaattttacttgtttattgatttactacatacacatacatatgttttccagtttttttaatttaaaagatatttaaactaaatttggtATGGGTTTTTGTCCATAGCAACGGTACAATAtccgaaataaaattttcagatcggattGCTATAtctatagctcccatacaaactgatcgatcaaaatccagtcccTGTATGAACAAATCTTTTTAggtgacaagatatcttcattatTGTCCGAGGCAACGATACAACCTACGCAGAACTTGTTCAAAATCAAGTAATATGGAATATTTGTATATCTGAAGGGTAtcgttttttcttgtctttATCTTAATTTAACAGCCATTTTCCGtaagaaaatcaaagaaaatatcaGAAAGaccattcgaaaaaaaaaatgtatatgaaacGAATGttattttgtatgttattaaaacagtgtggaaagttatatttttacaatgcCAGTAGTGTTTGTaagcaaaaattatgaaattgtgAATCTTtagttactttatttttattttaatggcaaattttAAGTTACTTCCGttctaaatacataaattcgaGATTAGCGGAAGAAAGCTTCCAGAGTAAGAAACCTGTGTTTTTTTAATtgagtatataatttatatttacatatgtatatttttaaaaattcaatacttCAATGTGCAATTCTACTCTCTCAGAACCGCTGCAAATTTTGTTAGATTCAGCTGCGTCTTCTTCATTTCTTGTTGCCGCATATCCGTTGTCATCACCGGTTTGCCTACCTTCGTCCTCAGTTGTGACGATGTCGACAATCTAGCTTTCATCATTGACCATCTCGGCACCCGGGCCCTTAGTAATAAGCGAATCTGGAAAATATAGTTTAGAAACACtaaaaaaacgcttttaaaaaactttaaactaaaaagtaaaaaataattcttagCATAAACTGACAATATATtgacagaaaaaaatatacaaaagaatgtttttttcgttttttatatcaTTGTTATTAATTAGCCACACGTggtgttttcactttcttttaGGATGTGTTTGagcaaatttgttattcaaatagcAGCATGGATAGTTAATGCTGTATTTTAGGGGCATTGTTATTTTTTGCAGTGCCTATTAAACTTTTGATTATTTTGTCACATACATGTAAACATACagatgaagctaataaaagcgttataaagAAATCATTTCTAAAGTTTAAGGTTgaaaaaatttgccaaaatagaaaaataatggaGAAATCAAATGAAGATTTTAAGGAAACAAGACAAAAAGCAAAGGAAGAGTATGTAAACGACGAAAAATTAATACCTACTACTTGACTTTTGGACAACTCTACGTGTTTTCGAAATAGCGTAGTTAAATACCTTTTCTTGATGAATTTGATTTAAGCCAAATGGATACGGTTTCATCAGTGGTTTGCTAAATCAAAAACCGAATCCCCAATTATAACTACCGACACATTTACACCCGAAATTTCCCGCGCCATTTCGCTTAGTAAGTCGGCGTTCAGATGTGGTATTTTTTCcactcattatcggcaaattctcttttggtgtcgctcagTGCGTTCATACAAGAGACAGAAGTCCAGCATTTCTAGCAGAGATTTCCTGTCTTCCATTTCACACACTTTATTGGCATCATGTTGAAAAACGGTTAGCAACTATCTGTCAGTTAAGTTCTAGTAAAATTTACCGAAAGAAGGAGGTTTGGTTAATTTCAAACCAGAACATGAAATGACCACTATCAGCTAGAAATTCTACAAGAAAAATCAGCTGTTATAAGAAAATACGTCGTCCAGACGGGGGCTCTTTCGTCGCTCATTATCATTGTATATTATGAATATccctacatgtatatatatggatattacatacaaaacaaattttcgatTTACATACAAtgtaaatattcctttgaaaccgagcgctgttGCAACCacgaaaagaaattttaaatgaaaaggtATGTTAAGAAAAGAACACAAAGCATGTCTTCTGAGTACGAGCTGCACGGTCTCTTCGCCTGTCATCGTCGTCCATTTGCGTACGAAACCCGGTTTGGGTCGTGCGTGCACATACATGGCTCATGACGTTTAAACAGTTTGCGTATTCACAATGTAAGTTTTGTGAACTGTTCTCGCTAGGCACAA
The sequence above is drawn from the Bactrocera oleae isolate idBacOlea1 chromosome 5, idBacOlea1, whole genome shotgun sequence genome and encodes:
- the LOC106621114 gene encoding zinc finger protein 26-like — protein: MRFVCQKFNNETGLNMTQIDLEKKVKTLRKLCSFIKNRKLIAKRKNLKYQPKFAYFKNLEFLENDVGPYDCPICKKRIHGPDAFKVHIAGHDGSIPFKCDICGHGYQISSNLAVHLRRHVQDYTYDCKICNKLCATSTELKIHMRSHTNEKPFVCDLCGHRTGTSSHLIAHKRRHLKRRVYKCELCPKTFYDKQILHEHTNIHSTIKDKICEICNKGFITKKRLRQHRLIHDPEKKFVCKICEKRFAQSSGLCGHMKSHGNLAAPNFILDDEQLIILAEIYKEHTCLWNETDITYRFKNRREEAMRFVCENFNNETGLNMTQIDLEKQVMRLRKLCSFEKNRKLIAKRKKLKYQAKFAYSEHLKFLEKDVGPFECSICKKVIRGPDAFKVHFAAHDGSLPFKCDICGHGFQLACNLAVHLRRHVHDYTFSCGVCNKPCATSTEVKIHMRSHTDEKPFVCDFCGYRTRTSSHLLTHTLRHQKRPRHKCKLCPKTFYETGSLYEHMSIHRNIRDKICEICDKGFTTNKQLRQHQLIHNAEKKYSCKICEKRFAQYAGLSGHMKTHGNVNSK